The genomic stretch CGTCGACGGTGAAGGCACGCTGATCACCACCGAAGAATGCCTGCTCAACCGCAATCGCAACGCGCACCTGAGCCGCAGCGAAATCGAAGCGGTGCTCAGCGCGCAACTGGCTGTGGATAAGATCATCTGGTTGCCGGACGGTCTGTACAACGACGAAACCGACGGCCATGTGGATAACTTCTGCTGCTACGTGCGTCCCGGCGAAGTGCTGCTGGCCTGGACGGATGACCCGCAGGACCCGAACTACCCACGTTGCCAGGCGGCCATGAACGTCCTGCAAAACAGCACCGACGCCAAGGGCCGCCCGTTTGTCGTGCACAAGATGCCGATCCCGGGGCCGCTGTATGCAACCGAGGAAGAATGCGCGGGAGTCGATCCGGTAGACGGCAGCCAGGAGCGTAATCCTTCGGTGCGCCTGGCCGGTTCCTACGTGAACTTCCTGATCGTCAACGGCGGCATCATTGCCCCCAGCTTTGACGATCCGCTGGATGGCCCGGCCAAGGAAATCCTGCAGAACCTGTTCCCGCAGCATGAAGTGGTGATGGTGCCGGGGCGTGAACTGTTACTGGGTGGCGGCAACATTCATTGCCTGACCCAACAGCAACCTGCGCCCCACAAAGGTTGAGTGAAGTTGTAACAGCCTGTGGCTGGCGATGACCGGGCGTTTTAGCCCGCGTCATCGAGGCATTCACAGCCAGCCCGCAGCCCGAAAGGACTGCGGGCTTTTTTATAGCCGCACGTCGGGCTGCCAGGCGCCTTGGCATAGCTCTTGTATTGGTCCGAGGGTGATTCCCGGGAATGCAGAACGGCGATGTTCTGTCATAAACCTTGGATAAGTTGGCCGCTCAAGAACCGGGAGAGAGCGCTGCAATGAACAGGGTCAGCGAGCGGACAGCACATCCCTTGGCACTCAATCGCGAGTCGCTGCAAGTGCTGGCGCAATGGTTGAAGTCCAACGGAACGCGACAGGTCAGGGAACCCGACCCGCGCAGGATGATGATCGAGCGCTACCCCGCTGATTTTTTCAGCGAGGCAGAACTGGAAGCGCTGTGGGATGTGATGCAAGGATAGACAACAATGGATTGCTCAAGCGCTGCCCGGATGGCAGCGCTTTTTTTTGCCTTTAGAAACTGTAGGTCCCGGTGACGACCAGGCTGCGGGGTGCCCCAGGCTGGATCTGGTAGGCGCTGGTCGACGACTCGTAGTAAGTCTTGTCGCTGATGTTGTTCAGCGCTGCGCGCAGGTCCCAGTCTTTCTGGCGGAAACCGGCCAGGGCGTCCCAGCGGCCATAACCGGGCAGGACGGTGGTGTTGAGGTTGTCGGCGTAACGATCGCCCACCAGGGTCAGGCCCGTCTCGGCGTACCAGCCCATCTCCGGTTTCCAGGTGATGAACAGGCTGCCGTTGCGCTTGGCGACGTTGCTGATGCGCTTGCCCTCAAAGCCGTTGTTATCTTTCTCGACGGTGGCGTCCTGAAAGCCCATGCCGCCGCGCACATACCAATTGCCGGTGATTTTCCCGGCGCCAGTCAGTTCGATACCACGCGAACGTTGCACGCCGGTGAGCAGGGTCACGGTCGGATCGTTGGAATCGCTGGTGCGACGGTTGTAGAGCTCAAG from Pseudomonas sp. S04 encodes the following:
- the aguA gene encoding agmatine deiminase, whose product is MTTLHSTPRADGFYMPAEWAPQTQAWMVWPERPDNWRLGGKPAQAAHVAVAKAIARFEPVTVAVSAGQYENARARLDVPNIRLVEMSSDDAWVRDTGPTFVINNSGEVRGVHWDFNAWGGFDGGLYSPWNRDAQVAGKILEIERSSRYRTEGFVLEGGSIHVDGEGTLITTEECLLNRNRNAHLSRSEIEAVLSAQLAVDKIIWLPDGLYNDETDGHVDNFCCYVRPGEVLLAWTDDPQDPNYPRCQAAMNVLQNSTDAKGRPFVVHKMPIPGPLYATEEECAGVDPVDGSQERNPSVRLAGSYVNFLIVNGGIIAPSFDDPLDGPAKEILQNLFPQHEVVMVPGRELLLGGGNIHCLTQQQPAPHKG